The following are encoded in a window of Diorhabda sublineata isolate icDioSubl1.1 chromosome 3, icDioSubl1.1, whole genome shotgun sequence genomic DNA:
- the LOC130442162 gene encoding transmembrane protein 242 isoform X1: protein MAVEDETRNSNEKDKEFNVKAAIFLSGVSGISALIGFGATLASAKKQDPKYFGIGMTPSKELSETGASLALRALGWGTLYAFVGCGVLFYSIWKLSGATDIKDFRYKVGSVLPSIPKNNPPQGRTEFTGLNDLLEYLQQQKGARD, encoded by the exons atggCAGTGGAAGATGAGACTAGAAATTCCAACGAAAAAGATAAAGAGTTCAATGTTAAAG CTGCGATTTTCTTATCTGGCGTCTCCGGAATTTCGGCATTAATAGGCTTTGGAGCAACATTAGCATCTGCTAAAAAACAAGAcccaaaatattttggaattggCATGACACCTTCAAAGGAATTATCTGAAACAGGTGCTTCCTTAGCATTAAGAGCTCTTGGATGGGGAACACTATACGCATTTGTTGGATGCGGAGTTCTATTCTATAGTATTTGGAAATTATCTGGAGCAACTGAC ATTAAAGATTTTCGGTACAAAGTTGGTTCAGTACTTCCAAGCATTCCCAAAAATAATCCACCACAGGGAAGAACTGAATTTACTGGCTTAAATGACTTACTGGAATATTTACAGCAACAAAAAGGTGCTAGAGATTAA
- the LOC130442162 gene encoding transmembrane protein 242 isoform X2, whose translation MAVEDETRNSNEKDKEFNVKAAIFLSGVSGISALIGFGATLASAKKQDPKYFGIGMTPSKELSETGASLALRALGWGTLYAFVGCGVLFYSIWKLSGATDKPLDRSCSIYTASLICYEPAIELGLS comes from the exons atggCAGTGGAAGATGAGACTAGAAATTCCAACGAAAAAGATAAAGAGTTCAATGTTAAAG CTGCGATTTTCTTATCTGGCGTCTCCGGAATTTCGGCATTAATAGGCTTTGGAGCAACATTAGCATCTGCTAAAAAACAAGAcccaaaatattttggaattggCATGACACCTTCAAAGGAATTATCTGAAACAGGTGCTTCCTTAGCATTAAGAGCTCTTGGATGGGGAACACTATACGCATTTGTTGGATGCGGAGTTCTATTCTATAGTATTTGGAAATTATCTGGAGCAACTGAC AAACCACTGGACCGATCTTGTTCAATATATACTGCATCTTTAATATGCTATGAACCAGCGATTGAACTAGGATTATCATGA
- the LOC130442158 gene encoding tRNA-dihydrouridine(47) synthase [NAD(P)(+)]-like isoform X1 has product MSNSGTCKIKQEYVVSDQKKELNLNHVSEKDRDSMEKSSKEISEPPSKKQKFSKNKLKGQNKARGPTYRVEKSEELCNTLINVIEGEEIPKCERNNCQFLHDISKYLEKKSKDIGDQCYNHEISGKCSRGLTCRFGNTHINHSEGTNKVDQDKFLLYNSNGPYTHNILKHDVQVALRKRTYDFSLAEKCVKYVDYLKKNDKEINNDDQTKTCGAVTDEDLISVLQREKKNIDWKDKLYLSPLTTVGNLPFRRICKEFGANITCGEMAMCSSLLQGSPQEWALLKRHKSEDLFGVQLCANNPHLLAKCGQLLQNETNIDFVDLNMGCPIEMVYKSGAGCGLMRRTKVLESSVRSISTILDVPFTIKMRMGVYNNENIAHTLAPKLKEFGASLLTIHGRSREQRYTKSANWEYIETVAKAVDGLPVFGNGDILSYEDYVKARQTAPSTCGVMIGRGALIKPWIFTEIKEQKLWDISSSERFDIIKKYVNYGLEHWGSDNRGVENTRRFLLEWLSFLYRYIPVGLLETPPQKINERPPLYKGRDELETLMASPSASDWIKISEMLLGPVPDNFHFLPKHKANSYS; this is encoded by the exons ATGTCAAACAGTGGTACttgtaaaataaaacaaga gtaCGTAGTTTCAGATCAAAAGAAAGAGCTGAATTTAAATCATGTTTCGGAAAAAGATAGGGATTCTATGGAAAAATCAAGTAAAGAAATTTCGGAACCCCcttcaaagaaacaaaaattctcaaaaaataagttaaaagGTCAAAATAAAGCACGAGGACCAACTTATAGGGTGGAAAAAAGCGAAGAATTGTGCAATACATTAATAAATGTAATAGAAGGAGAAGAAATTCCGAAATGCGAAAGAAATAATTGTCAATTTCTAcatgatatttctaaatatttagaaaaaaaatccaaagaTATTGGCGATCAATGTTACAATCACGAAATTTCTGGTAAATGTAGCAGAGGATTAACTTGTAGGTTTGGTAATACACATATTAATCATAGTGAAGGTACAAATAAAGTTGATCaagacaaatttttattatacaactCAAATGGTCCATATACACACAACATTCTTAAACATGATGTTCAAGTAGCTCTTAGAAAAAGAACTTATGATTTCAGTTTGGCggaaaaatgtgtaaaatatgTAGATTATTTAAAGAAG AAtgataaagaaattaataatgatGACCAGACAAAAACTTGTGGGGCTGTAACAGATGAAGACTTAATATCTGTTTTacaaagagaaaagaaaaatattgattggaAAGACAAATTATACTTGAGTCCTTTAACTACTGTGGGTAATCTACCATTTAGACGTATATGTAAAGAATTTGGGGCCAATATCACATGCGGTGAGATGGCAATGTGTTCATCACTACTTCAAG GCTCACCTCAGGAGTGGGCTCTTTTAAAACGACACAAAAGTGAAGACTTATTTGGTGTACAATTGTGCGCCAATAATCCACACTTACTTGCAAAATGTGGACAACTTCTTCAAAATGAAACGAATATTGATTTTGTGGATCTAAACATGGGTTGTCCAATCGAAATGGTTTATAAATCTGGAGCTGGATGTGGGCTAATGCGAAGAACAAAAGTATTGGAATCTAGTGTTAGAAGCATTAGTACAATATTAGATGTTCCTTTTACCATCAAGATGAGGATGGGtgtatataataatgaaaatatagcACATACTTTG gcaccaaaattgaaagaatttggGGCTAGCCTCTTAACAATCCACGGTAGATCGAGAGAACAGCGTTACACAAAATCAGCGAATTGGGAATACATAGAAACAGTGGCAAAAGCAGTAGATGGACTACCAGTATTTGGAAACGGAGACATATTGAGTTATGAAGACTATGTCAAAGCAAGACAAACTGCACCAAGTACATGTGGAGTTATGATAGGAAGAGGAGCCTTAATAAAACCATGGATCTTTACTGAAATTAAAGAACAAAAATTATGGGACATATCAAGTTCTGAGAGATTTGACATCATTAAAAAGTATGTAAATTATGGATTAGAACATTGGGGTTCTGATAATCGTGGTGTTGAAAATACTCGTAGATTTTTGTTGGAATGGTTATCGTTTTTATATAGATACATTCCCGTGGGTTTGTTAGAAACCCCTccacaaaaaattaatgaacGTCCACCTCTGTATAAGGGTAGGGACGAACTGGAAACTCTAATGGCATCTCCGTCAGCTTCAGACTGGATTAAAATTAGTGAAATGTTATTAGGACCGGTTccagataattttcatttcttgcCTAAACACAAAGCCAATTCTTACAGTTGA
- the LOC130442159 gene encoding synaptobrevin homolog YKT6, with the protein MVKVYCISVLYKGPSNAKWLKSAFDLQSFSFFQRGSVQEFMSFFCKTIVERTIPASRQTVKEGEYLCHVYVRADNLAGVVVTDHEYPSRVSHTLITKILDEFQAKFPAANWPALEERDVVFPQLNTYLAKYQNPSEADALTKIQEDLDETKIILHNTIQAVLERGEKLDDLVSKSEGLSIQSKAFYKTAKKTNSCCNF; encoded by the exons ATGGTGAAGGTTTATTGTATTAGTGTTTTATATAAAGGACCTTCAAATGCAAAATGGTTAAAATCCGCTTTCGATTTACAAAGTTTTAGCTTCTTTCAAAGAGGATCAGTTCAAGAGTTTatgtcatttttttgtaaaactattGTTGAAAGAACTATCCCAGCTTCCAGACAGACTGTTAAAGAAGGAG AATATTTGTGTCATGTTTATGTGAGAGCAGACAATTTGGCTGGAGTTGTAGTAACAGATCACGAGTACCCATCTAGAGTATCACATACtttaatcacaaaaattttggacgAATTTCAAGCAAAATTTCCCGCAGCCAATTGGCCAGCTCTAGAAGAAAGAGATGTTGTATTCCCTCAATTAAATACTTATTTAGCCAAATACCAAAATCCTAGCGAAGCAGATGCTTTGACAAAAATACAAGAAGATTTAGATGAAACCAAAATTATACTg CACAATACCATACAAGCAGTATTAGAAAGAGGAGAAAAATTGGACGATCTAGTGAGTAAGTCTGAAGGTTTAAGTATACAGTCAAAAGCCTTCTATAAAACAGCAAAGAAAACAAACAGTTGTTGTAATTTTTAA
- the LOC130442158 gene encoding tRNA-dihydrouridine(47) synthase [NAD(P)(+)]-like isoform X2: MLKRRKVSDQKKELNLNHVSEKDRDSMEKSSKEISEPPSKKQKFSKNKLKGQNKARGPTYRVEKSEELCNTLINVIEGEEIPKCERNNCQFLHDISKYLEKKSKDIGDQCYNHEISGKCSRGLTCRFGNTHINHSEGTNKVDQDKFLLYNSNGPYTHNILKHDVQVALRKRTYDFSLAEKCVKYVDYLKKNDKEINNDDQTKTCGAVTDEDLISVLQREKKNIDWKDKLYLSPLTTVGNLPFRRICKEFGANITCGEMAMCSSLLQGSPQEWALLKRHKSEDLFGVQLCANNPHLLAKCGQLLQNETNIDFVDLNMGCPIEMVYKSGAGCGLMRRTKVLESSVRSISTILDVPFTIKMRMGVYNNENIAHTLAPKLKEFGASLLTIHGRSREQRYTKSANWEYIETVAKAVDGLPVFGNGDILSYEDYVKARQTAPSTCGVMIGRGALIKPWIFTEIKEQKLWDISSSERFDIIKKYVNYGLEHWGSDNRGVENTRRFLLEWLSFLYRYIPVGLLETPPQKINERPPLYKGRDELETLMASPSASDWIKISEMLLGPVPDNFHFLPKHKANSYS, translated from the exons ATGTTAAAGAGGAGGAAAG TTTCAGATCAAAAGAAAGAGCTGAATTTAAATCATGTTTCGGAAAAAGATAGGGATTCTATGGAAAAATCAAGTAAAGAAATTTCGGAACCCCcttcaaagaaacaaaaattctcaaaaaataagttaaaagGTCAAAATAAAGCACGAGGACCAACTTATAGGGTGGAAAAAAGCGAAGAATTGTGCAATACATTAATAAATGTAATAGAAGGAGAAGAAATTCCGAAATGCGAAAGAAATAATTGTCAATTTCTAcatgatatttctaaatatttagaaaaaaaatccaaagaTATTGGCGATCAATGTTACAATCACGAAATTTCTGGTAAATGTAGCAGAGGATTAACTTGTAGGTTTGGTAATACACATATTAATCATAGTGAAGGTACAAATAAAGTTGATCaagacaaatttttattatacaactCAAATGGTCCATATACACACAACATTCTTAAACATGATGTTCAAGTAGCTCTTAGAAAAAGAACTTATGATTTCAGTTTGGCggaaaaatgtgtaaaatatgTAGATTATTTAAAGAAG AAtgataaagaaattaataatgatGACCAGACAAAAACTTGTGGGGCTGTAACAGATGAAGACTTAATATCTGTTTTacaaagagaaaagaaaaatattgattggaAAGACAAATTATACTTGAGTCCTTTAACTACTGTGGGTAATCTACCATTTAGACGTATATGTAAAGAATTTGGGGCCAATATCACATGCGGTGAGATGGCAATGTGTTCATCACTACTTCAAG GCTCACCTCAGGAGTGGGCTCTTTTAAAACGACACAAAAGTGAAGACTTATTTGGTGTACAATTGTGCGCCAATAATCCACACTTACTTGCAAAATGTGGACAACTTCTTCAAAATGAAACGAATATTGATTTTGTGGATCTAAACATGGGTTGTCCAATCGAAATGGTTTATAAATCTGGAGCTGGATGTGGGCTAATGCGAAGAACAAAAGTATTGGAATCTAGTGTTAGAAGCATTAGTACAATATTAGATGTTCCTTTTACCATCAAGATGAGGATGGGtgtatataataatgaaaatatagcACATACTTTG gcaccaaaattgaaagaatttggGGCTAGCCTCTTAACAATCCACGGTAGATCGAGAGAACAGCGTTACACAAAATCAGCGAATTGGGAATACATAGAAACAGTGGCAAAAGCAGTAGATGGACTACCAGTATTTGGAAACGGAGACATATTGAGTTATGAAGACTATGTCAAAGCAAGACAAACTGCACCAAGTACATGTGGAGTTATGATAGGAAGAGGAGCCTTAATAAAACCATGGATCTTTACTGAAATTAAAGAACAAAAATTATGGGACATATCAAGTTCTGAGAGATTTGACATCATTAAAAAGTATGTAAATTATGGATTAGAACATTGGGGTTCTGATAATCGTGGTGTTGAAAATACTCGTAGATTTTTGTTGGAATGGTTATCGTTTTTATATAGATACATTCCCGTGGGTTTGTTAGAAACCCCTccacaaaaaattaatgaacGTCCACCTCTGTATAAGGGTAGGGACGAACTGGAAACTCTAATGGCATCTCCGTCAGCTTCAGACTGGATTAAAATTAGTGAAATGTTATTAGGACCGGTTccagataattttcatttcttgcCTAAACACAAAGCCAATTCTTACAGTTGA
- the LOC130441540 gene encoding rho GTPase-activating protein 190, whose translation MARKGDTIRSINISVVGLSGVEKDKGHAGVGKSCLCNRFMRPHAEDYNVDHISVLSQTDFSGRVVNNDHFLYWGEVIKTSEEGVDYQFSLIEQTEFIDDSSFQPFKGGKMEPYVKRCAASKITSAEKLMYICKNQLGIEKEYEQKVLPDGKLNIDGFICVFDVSIVPSRSIEKQVEFAAAILNNLLKTKKPIVFATTKNDDANELYIREAHKLISRSEYKNSIPLVETSAHDSVNIDVAFMLLAQVIDKTKIRSKIPSYAEAALAKKELMDAASESFMRLIRVHVTDCHAMWSQTVKKLNSHKEWIHFVQLFGLDGTQRLFRRHIKKLKDEQLAKQIAHYMEMLPDVLHELVPGFNTLADMDWPSIQQYLKTHPNFSQYFFERPEDLPWSECLEDNEETRIPFDVLDTSEAETVFKNYVNILQQEQKRLEWKKQFKQLLEDTGYVTPGKHLSEVRVLFMGRECFEALSEHDCQKIYDTHQREIIENAKHNFQELLLEHADLFYHFKSIAPTGTITQDDIKEITDVLQEDFRYKILDRLDQDRKLTLFQHLGFIHFPIREHCPAFPNCQDSLIERILATKTHRPTSWNNSNQWLISSENNQLNLLILGLNNLAENLAVKIRKQCDDDEYEIDCQFYNLDYRVINGDVSLPHNSFRTSDFIPHGSFCVYNNAESFEYIRESLEKKLLSNLEQDDKLPFQGLPIVLLFLQDSSIDEKDVLRLREDGQNLADNLQCPFMDICLEQITEEQLVHDALHQLMQSIHHRAGFLNINQSVIECVEPDIRIIMCMFCGDPYSIENILGPLLSHQICFLSSSHSIILETFLGDSKRKVEVIISSFHGANTFRDELVHGFILVYSTKRKASLATLNAFSMNIPNLPIQILAVTDDGSATAFFNDDLSQLLITEGNATADRLHAHFMTSSSSMQHKTAFFTPFFKEVWEKKPEIEQAFHMEEPSGLDSGEGTLERSKSQRHGHPLPPPRNESYYLKLNDGSESENFELSGPDERLSSSDHSDKFSSIYMYGSEGSEKKRSMHSGFHVYPPPATPPEPAPPDNILNSRHSKKQLLSTSQTSLEDVPYGDHPMSIPGSAWNSYQQHAFTTGRRHIPISKSRSKGISQTLKQPGKLNMKNYSAVTEAIARMNVTDISSSNFGNAPLATPEAVDLGCEYAQVKDLVHNMYPGQSPEYMYTMVQDAINTKSKLRQRREKGQPSYSDTDSEWSSLERRQRASEIYSKVSRKGGTHKRQRKKRTAIPVQPPRVPQLGSFTLPSVHTPVSDVDNDKVTVPSDSNSDSSDVSEPEQFPPQSTSDLRMRFSQKRSVSLKKRLPDSTNPHHFNIQLNSMEMYQGQGLMHDDESSLDVSSPRDNNSPMFGVLPKMKESEIEKMLRKREKQKAKDDSKLEKRRLKEEKLRKVAEERDKKKQKSKQKTLPVSGAPSKLSDFIQSDKNFVPSFMEKCVKFIETEGLDSEGIYRVPGNRAHVDLLFTKFEEDANVDITDLDIPVNAVATALKDFVSKRLPPLFEPEVMTEMEEIAGTRLKPMVTTCGNLEVKNDRSCRLLALRSMLDKLPPINFQILKFVFQHFVRVTENSKLNSMDSKNLAICWWPTLLPIEFSDMGRFEQMRPYLEDIVQTMIDQYPFLFCGKEAFVMV comes from the coding sequence ATGGCTAGAAAAGGAGATACCATTCGAAGCATCAATATTTCTGTTGTGGGTCTCTCTGGTGTGGAAAAAGACAAAGGCCATGCAGGAGTTGGAAAGTCATGTCTTTGTAATCGTTTCATGCGACCTCATGCAGAAGATTACAACGTAGACCATATCTCTGTTCTCAGTCAGACCGATTTTAGCGGCAGAGTCGTAAACAATGATCATTTTCTCTATTGGGGAGAAGTGATCAAAACCTCTGAAGAAGGTGTCGACTATCAATTCAGCTTAATAGAACAAACTGAATTTATCGATGACTCTTCATTTCAACCGTTTAAAGGTGGTAAGATGGAGCCATATGTTAAACGTTGTGCAGCTTCAAAAATTACTTCGGCTGAAAAGTTAATGTATATTTGTAAGAATCAATTAGGTATAGAAAAAGAATATGAACAAAAGGTACTACCGGATGGTAAACTCAATATTGATGGTTTTATATGTGTGTTTGATGTGAGCATTGTGCCAAGTAGGAGTATTGAGAAACAAGTCGAATTTGCAGCCgctattttaaataatttgttaaaaactaaaaagCCAATTGTATTTGCAACGACAAAAAATGATGATGCCAATGAGTTGTACATTAGAGAAGCACATAAACTAATATCTAGAAGCGAATATAAGAATAGTATACCCTTAGTAGAAACTTCTGCCCATGATAGTGTTAATATTGATGTGGCATTTATGCTATTGGCACAAGTGAttgataaaactaaaattagaTCTAAAATACCATCTTATGCAGAAGCCGCTTTAGCCAAAAAAGAACTGATGGATGCTGCTAGTGAATCATTTATGAGACTTATAAGAGTACATGTTACTGATTGTCATGCCATGTGGTCCCAAACTGTGAAAAAACTGAATTCACATAAAGAGTGGATTCATTTCGTGCAACTATTTGGTTTGGACGGAACTCAGAGATTATTCAGAAGACATATTAAGAAACTTAAAGATGAACAATTAGCCAAACAGATAGCTCATTATATGGAAATGTTACCAGACGTTTTACACGAACTGGTTCCTGGATTTAACACATTAGCTGATATGGATTGGCCTTCTATACAACAATATCTTAAAACAcatccaaatttttcacaatacttTTTTGAACGACCAGAGGATTTACCATGGTCGGAATGTTTAGAGGACAACGAAGAAACAAGAATACCTTTCGATGTTTTAGATACAAGCGAGGCAGagacagttttcaaaaattatgtcaacATCTTGCAGCAAGAACAAAAACGTTTAGAATGGAAAAAGCAGTTCAAACAATTGTTAGAAGATACTGGTTATGTTACTCCTGGTAAACATCTGTCTGAAGTTAGGGTACTGTTTATGGGAAGAGAATGCTTTGAGGCTTTATCTGAACATGACTGTCAAAAAATTTACGACACACATCAAAGGGAGATTATAGAAAATGCCAAGCACAACTTTCAAGAACTCTTATTAGAACATGCTGatctattttatcattttaaaagtATCGCACCTACGGGCACAATAACTCAGGacgatattaaagaaataaCAGATGTTCTACAAGAAGACTTTAGGTATAAGATATTAGATAGACTTGATCAAGATAGAAAACTTACTCTATTCCAACATTTAGGTTTTATACATTTTCCTATTAGAGAACATTGTCCTGCATTTCCAAATTGTCAAGATTCTTTAATAGAACGCATTCTAGCGACAAAAACCCATCGACCTACTTCTTGGAATAACAGCAATCAATGGCTCATTAGCTCTGAAAATAATCAACTTAATCTACTTATATTAGGATTGAATAATTTGGCAGAAAATTTGGCGGTTAAAATAAGGAAACAATGCGATGACGACGAATACGAAATAGATTGCCAATTTTACAATTTAGATTACAGAGTTATAAATGGGGATGTTAGCTTACCCCACAATTCTTTTAGAACTTCCGACTTTATACCCCACGGTAGCTTTTGCGTCTATAATAATGCGgaatcatttgaatatataagagaaagtttggaaaaaaagttactttcaAATTTGGAACAAGACGATAAGCTTCCTTTCCAAGGATTACCTATAGTATTGTTGTTCTTACAAGACTCCAGTATTGATGAAAAAGACGTTTTGAGATTGCGAGAAGACGGACAAAATTTAGCCGATAATTTGCAGTGTCCTTTCATGGATATCTGCTTAGAACAGATAACCGAGGAACAATTAGTGCATGATGCCTTGCATCAATTGATGCAGAGCATCCACCATCGAGCAGGTTTTCTTAATATCAATCAATCTGTTATCGAATGCGTTGAACCCGATATTCGAATAATAATGTGCATGTTTTGTGGTGATCCTTATTCTATAGAAAATATCCTAGGTCCACTATTATCGCATCAAATATGCTTCTTATCTTCGTCACACAGCATCATCTTGGAAACATTTTTAGGCGATTCTAAGCGGAAGGTGGAGGTAATCATCTCTTCTTTTCACGGAGCCAACACTTTCAGAGATGAACTCGTCCATGGTTTTATATTGGTTTATTCCACAAAAAGGAAAGCATCTCTGGCAACACTAAACGCATTTTCGATGAACATTCCTAATTTACCTATACAGATTTTAGCCGTAACCGACGATGGAAGTGCGACAGCTTTTTTTAATGACGATTTGAGTCAATTATTGATAACAGAAGGTAATGCTACAGCCGATAGATTACACGCACATTTTATGACATCGTCTAGTTCGATGCAACATAAAACTGCTTTCTTTACACCTTTCTTTAAAGAAGTTTGGGAAAAGAAACCGGAAATTGAGCAAGCTTTCCACATGGAAGAACCGTCTGGTTTGGATAGTGGAGAAGGTACTTTAGAACGTTCGAAGAGTCAAAGACACGGTCATCCTCTACCGCCACCGCGTAATGAAAGTTACTACTTGAAACTAAACGATGGCAGCGAAAGCGAAAATTTTGAACTTAGCGGTCCAGATGAAAGATTGAGCTCCAGTGATCATAGTGATAAATTTTCCAGTATCTATATGTATGGCAGCGAAGGAAGTGAGAAAAAGAGGAGTATGCATTCAGGATTTCACGTGTATCCACCTCCTGCCACTCCACCAGAACCAGCACCTCCAGATAACATTCTCAATTCAAGACATTCCAAGAAACAGTTGCTTTCCACTTCTCAAACGTCCTTAGAGGACGTTCCTTACGGAGACCACCCGATGTCTATTCCTGGCAGCGCTTGGAATAGTTATCAACAGCACGCTTTTACTACTGGTCGTCGTCATATCCCCATATCGAAATCACGATCGAAAGGAATCTCGCAAACTTTAAAACAACCAGGaaaattgaatatgaaaaattattcggCCGTAACTGAAGCTATAGCTAGGATGAACGTTACAGATATATCTTCATCTAATTTCGGTAACGCCCCACTGGCTACTCCCGAAGCAGTTGACTTAGGTTGTGAATATGCTCAAGTTAAAGATCTCGTCCATAATATGTATCCCGGTCAGAGCCCAGAGTATATGTATACGATGGTACAAGATGCCAtcaatacaaaatcaaaattgagaCAAAGAAGAGAGAAAGGTCAACCTTCTTATTCTGATACTGACAGCGAATGGAGTAGTTTGGAAAGAAGACAAAGGGCTAGTGAAATATATTCGAAAGTCAGTCGAAAAGGCGGCACCCATAAGAgacaaagaaagaaaagaacCGCCATTCCAGTACAACCTCCTCGAGTACCACAGCTCGGTTCATTCACGTTGCCGTCAGTTCATACACCCGTTTCTGATGTAGATAACGATAAAGTGACCGTTCCGAGTGATTCAAATTCAGATTCATCGGACGTTAGCGAACCGGAGCAGTTCCCTCCACAAAGTACTTCTGATTTACGAATGAGATTTTCTCAAAAACGTTCAGTGAGTCTGAAAAAAAGGTTGCCAGATTCTACGAATCCGCATCACTTTAATATCCAATTAAATTCTATGGAAATGTATCAGGGTCAGGGGTTGATGCACGACGACGAATCCAGTTTAGACGTGTCATCCCCGAGAGACAACAATTCTCCCATGTTTGGCGTTTTACCAAAGATGAAAGAATccgaaatagaaaaaatgttacgCAAACGAGAAAAACAAAAGGCGAAAGATGATTCGAAATTGGAAAAACGTAGATTAAAGGAAGAAAAATTAAGGAAAGTGGCAGAAGAGAgagataaaaagaaacaaaaatccAAACAGAAAACATTACCTGTCAGTGGAGCTCCATCCAAATTATCAGACTTTATACAATCTGATAAAAACTTTGTTCCAAGTTTTATGGAAAAATGTGTTAAATTTATCGAAACTGAAGGTTTGGACTCTGAAGGAATTTATCGAGTTCCCGGTAATAGAGCCCACGTCGATCTGTTATTTACTAAATTCGAAGAAGATGCAAATGTCGATATAACAGATCTTGACATTCCAGTCAACGCTGTCGCTACAGCGCTAAAAGACTTTGTTTCCAAAAGACTACCCCCCTTATTCGAACCGGAGGTAATGACAGAAATGGAGGAGATAGCCGGTACCAGACTGAAACCCATGGTGACCACATGTGGTAATCTAGAAGTTAAGAACGATCGCAGCTGTAGATTACTAGCTTTAAGAAGTATGCTAGATAAATTACCGCcgataaatttccaaattttgaaatttgtttttcaacatttcgtcCGCGTTACGGAAAATTCCAAATTGAATAGTATGGATAGTAAGAATTTAGCAATATGTTGGTGGCCTACTTTATTACCAATAGAATTCAGCGATATGGGTAGATTTGAACAGATGCGACCGTACCTCGAAGATATTGTTCAAACGATGATAGATCAGTATCCGTTTTTGTTTTGTGGTAAAGAGGCTTTTGTAATGGTTTAA